A stretch of Cicer arietinum cultivar CDC Frontier isolate Library 1 chromosome 5, Cicar.CDCFrontier_v2.0, whole genome shotgun sequence DNA encodes these proteins:
- the LOC140920258 gene encoding uncharacterized protein, translating to MGYARLEQQIRKDTQADQPLGRHILWKEARVNKEGVVDNENVKKVVELCETIEQSSETQEGNKDTCRDILGKVFNVPEYSGRVRGKGFGVTPKSFFPQEKRQKPSNEEVLEKLRILSEQVALLVNTNKDKQLPVQLQPEIQMESETGSCNVGLKSIPEVINYLLLTCLCNYLCIKQTYILTVLMF from the exons atgggatatgcacgccttgaacaacaaatt agaaaagacacccaagccgatcaacccttgggtcgtcatatcttatggaaggaagcgcgtgttaacaaagaaggagtggttgataatgaaaatgtcaagaaagttgtagaactttgt gaaactattgaacaaagttctgaaactcaagagggcaacaaggatacgtgcagggacattcttgggaaagtgtttaatgtccctgagtattccggtcgagtgagggggaaaggatttggcgtaactcccaaaagcttttttcctcaagagaagcgccaaaaaccttccaacgaggaagtattagagaagctcagaatcttatcggagcaagtggcactcttggtgaatacgaataaagacaagcaacttccggttcagctccaacctgaaatacaaatggagagtgaaaccgggagttgcaacgtcggtttgaagagtattcccgaggtaattaattacttactacttacttgcttatgtaattacttatgtattaaacaaacttatatattaactgtacttatgttttaa